The region AGCGTCAAAAAACTAGGTAGCTAGTTTTAATGAAAGGATGAAGGGATAATGAAAAAATTAAGAGAATTAGCAATTGATGAAGCTTTTGAGATGTTTGTATTAGTTAAGCAAGCTGATGTACGTATGGCTAAAAATGGTAAAAAATTTATAGCCTTTACCTTTCAAGATACATCAGGAAGCATTGATGGAAAATTTTGGGATGCTTCAGAAGAAGAAATTAAGCGTTTTGTAGCGGGCTCTGTTGTTATGTTGGGAGGAAAACGTGAAGTGTATCAAAGTAACCCTCAAATTAAAATTTTACACTTACGACTGGCAACTGAAGAAGAACCAAACTCACCAAGTCTCTATATGGAGAAAGCACCAATCCAGCGTGAGGAGATGATGGAAGAAATTAATCAAACCATTTTTGATATTACGAATGCTAATTGGAATCGGATTGTCCGTCATTTATTGACTCAATATCAAACAGAATTCTTTGAGTTTCCAGCAGCCAAAAGAAATCATCATGCTTTTGCTGGCGGGCTAGCTTATCATACTGTTTCGATGTTACGTATTGCTAAATCAATTTGTAAAGAATACCCTGAGTTAAATCCAGCCCTACTTTATTCAGGTGTTATTTTACATGATTTAGGAAAAGTTATTGAATTATCTGGTCCTATTTCAACCGAGTATACCTTGGCTGGCAATTTAGTTGGACATATTGTTTTAGTGAATGAAGAAATCACGAAAGCCTGTCAAACATTAAAAATTGACGATCATTCAGAAGATGTTTTAGTATTAAAACATGTTATTTTAGCTCACCATGGTTTATTAGAATACGGCTCACCTGTTCGCCCTAAAATTTTAGAAGCAGAGGTTCTTCATCAGATTGATAATTTGGATGCCTCAATTCAGATGATGTTAGGTTCTTTAAAACAAATCGAACCAGGTGACTATACGGAACGTATCTTTGGAATGGACAATCGTAATTTTTATTTACCACGTATGTAAAAAAAGAGTTAACCTAATTACTAGGTTAACTCTTTTTTCTTATAAAATATAATCTTTGGCAATAAAGGCTGTCCCAACGGTTATAGATTCAGGTAATTCTAAAATACCTTTTGCTTTTGGAGCATTTGGAACAGCTAATTCACTAGCTGAACAAATCATCCCAAGACTTTCAACACCACGTAGAGCACCAGGCCAAATCATTAGCCCATCAGGCATCATAGCGCCAGGTTTAGCGACAACAACTTTTAGGCCTTCACGAATGTTTGAGGCACCGCAAACGATTTGTAATACCTCACCATTGTCAACCTCAGTTTGAGTGACAGAGAGGTGATCTGAATCTGGGTGTGGCACACATTCTTTAACAAAACCGACAACAATTTTTGGGCGACCATCGTCTGTTATGGCTTCCGTAAATCCTTGTGTAGTTAGCTCATCGTTTAGAGAAGCTAGTTGTTGGCTAGTTAAGAAAATTTGACCGTTACCAGTTATATCTGGCAATAAGATTGAGGCATCAAAAATATTCCATGCAACCGTCTCATTTGAGTCTTTTAAAAAGACACGTGTAATAGTGCCGCGGCGTTCCATTTCTACTGCTTGTCCATTTGCATTTGCAACGGTTACTAAAAGAGTATCACCGACTGCTTTTTTATTATAACTAAAAATCATTATATTCTCCTTTAAATAAATCTACTATTATTTCTCATCAAGGGTAGGTCTAACTACTAAAACATCACAAGGGGCGTTACGAATGACATAGTCACTGACGCTACCCATCATTAATTTTTCGACGGCACTTAAACCAGATTGCCCGACCATAATCAAATCAGCTTGATATTTTTGAGGTAATTCTTCAGCCATTAATACTTTTGGCGAACCAAAAGCTAAAACTGTCTCAACTTGAGGACATCCTTTTTTTATAGCATGTTGCTTGTACTCTTCTAAGACTTCTTTAGAACGATCAGTTTCCTGTTGTAATAAATCAGCATTTGTTAATGAGTATCCCATATTACCGTATAAACGATTTTCAATAATATGCACGACCACAACTTTAGCTTTGTTACGTTGTGCTACAAATAAAGCTTTGTCAAAGGCATTACGAGCTTGTTCACTACCATCAATTCCAACGAGGATAGTTTGATATTCTTGTGTTTCTACCATAATGTTCACCTTCCTATCGAGGTTTAGTTTAAAGTGTCTGTTACTTCAGTTAGAAAAGTAACGACATCTTCTTTGGTTTTTCGTTCTTTATTCACAAGGCGACCTTGTTCTTTGCCATTAACAGTTACGATAAAACTAGGGATACCAAACACTGCCCAGTCACTGCAGAGATCAATGTAGGCATCACGATCTACTTGGATAAATTTAAAATTGGGAAAAGCAGCCTCAATCTCAGGCATAACTGGTTTAATATAAACACAGTCACCACACCAATCTGCTGTGAAGAAAAAGACACACGAATCATTTTCAACATAACCAGCGAGTTCTTCTAAAGAGCTGGGGATAATCATAAGTGACCTACTTTCCGTAAATGATTTCGTTAACTTTATCGGCATCTAAAGCTAGTAATGATTGAATGACCATCTCTTTAGCTGCATTGTAGTCTTCAATATTAAACATTGTTTGGTGGGTATGGATATAACGACCTGCTACCCCAATCACTGCACTAGGGACACCATTATTCATTAAATGAGCTGCACCGGCATCTGTGCCACCTTTAGAAACAAAATATTGATGCTTAATTTTATTTTCTTCAGCAACATCTAATAAGAAATTACGCATACGTCCAAGCGTAATCATACCTGGATCGAAAATACGAACTAAGAAGCCTTCACCTAAATGGCCAAAAGTATCTTTTTTACCATTTAAATCATTGGCTGGAGAACAGTCAACCGCAAAGAATAGATCTGGTTGGAATTTGTGTGTTGAAGGGCGTGCTCCACGTAACCCAACTTCTTCTTGGACATTAGCTCCAGCAATTAAAGTAAATGGCAGGTCCATATCTTTTAGTTCTTCCAATACTTCAATTACAAGGGTACAACCATAACGGTTATCCCAAGCTTTACTAATGATATTTTTACCATTAGCTGTTTTAATTGTCTCTGAAACAGGGACGATGCTATCGCCTGGACGAACACCGTAGCTTTCAGCTTCTTCTTTTGAATCAAAACCAGCATCAAATAAAATATCTGATACTTCAAATTTTGCTTGTCCATCAGTGCCACGTAATAAATGCGGCGGTACTGATGAAGAGATAACTGGATAGTTTCCTTTACGAGTCTTTAAAGTGAAACGTTGAGCTGAGACAACATATGGGTTCCAGCCACCTAGTGGGACAACACGGAACATCCCATTGTCTTGAATTTGTGAGAGCATAAAACCTACTTCATCCATATGGGCTGCTAACATAATTTTAGGCGCATTTTCAACTTTACTCTTACGAATACCAAAAACACCGCCTAAGCCATCATAGTCAATTTTATCGACAAAAGGTGCGATTTCTTTAGTCATTACCTCGCGTACATCGTCTTCAAAACCACTTGTACCTTGAATTTCTGTCATTTTTTTAATTAATTGAAAAGTTTTATCTTCCATAATTGTCACCTCTGCAAGTTGCAGAGCTCACCTCACTTTCGTGTAATATCTATATTATAACGCATAGAGGCTAATATTTCATTGCTTTATCTGTTTAAATTAAAGGCTATGTTATAATAATCAAAGAAGATATAGTTGTGTTTTGAGGAGGAGAGGTAGTGCCTGATTATTTAGACAGTATAAAACATTTTAGACCAACAACTCAACAAGAAAAAGTAGACCAACACCAAATTTTGATCTATGAATCGCTCTTTTCAAATTTATTGGAACGTCAAAATACTATAGCGCATTATACTAGTTCATTATTTATTGTTAATAAAGAGCGGACTAAAGTCTTATTTATTTATCATAAATTATATGACGCGTGGTGTTGGGTAGGAGGGCACGCTGATGGTGAGAAAAATTTAGCTAAAGTTGCTTTGAAAGAAGCTCAAGAAGAAACCGGGCTAGTTGATGTTAGCTTAATCTCTAAAGAAATTGTTAGTTTAGATATTTTACCGGTGGCCGGGCATTTTAAAAAAGGGAAGTGGGTTAGTGCCCATCAACATTTATCAGTAGCTTTTTTGGGTGAGGCAGATGACACTCTACCATTGAAAGTCAATCAAGAAGAGACAAAAGCGGTCTCTTGGTTGCCTATTGAGCAGCTTGAAGTGAAGTCAGGTGAGGCTCACATGTTACCAATCTATCAAAAAATAGTGGCTAAAATTTGATAGATAACTCATTAAATTGTCATAAAACCCATAATTGTTATTAATAAAAGCTAGCTTTCATGCAAAATGTGATAAAATAAACAATAATAATGATTCGATTAAGAAAAAGGGGCTTTGATATGAGTAAAAAAATGACGGAGTATTTAGGTATAGGGCTAGGAATTGGTGTAGTAGTAGGTGTAGCCGCTTCCATTTGGTATAGAAAAAAAGCGACAGTCGATGCTAATTTAGTATTAGAAAAAGTAAAAAAATCATTTCTTGAAGAGGGGCCAATTGAAGGTGCATGGATTCAATATCATCAAGAACCCTTACAAAAATTTGCTTTAAAGACCAAAGTCTATCTAGGTGGGATTACCCGACTAGAAGATGATGAGATGATTCAATATGAGTTTGTGGCAGATGCCTATACGGGAAGTGTTTTAGACATCTACCGCTTAGAAAATTAAAAAAAGACCTCCTAATTAGGAGGTCTTTTTTTGTTATTTAGGAAAGTAAGCTTCTACTCGGTAGATACGTTGACCACGGCTTGAGAATTTTTCTTCATATTCAGTCATAATATTACCTTCATAAGAGCTTGTATGTAAGTCTAGCCAAACTTGTTTGATAATCATGCCGTACTGTGAAAAGCTACCTAGTGAGTATTCAAAAAGACCTTGATTATCAGTTTTAAAGTGAATCTCTCCATTATCTGGCAAGATTTTTTCAAATGTCGCTAGAAACGTTTTATAAGTCAAACGACGTTTAGCATGTTTTGTTTTAGGCCAAGGATCAGAAAAGTTGAGATATAACAGGCTGATTTCCCCTTTTTCAAAGTAATCAGTTAGATCACGACCGTCTGCATGGAGTAATTGAAGGTTTGGCAACTCTTCAGCGATTAATTTATCTAGAGCAACAACTAGGACGCTCATTTCAATTTCAATCCCAATATAGTTAATATCAGGATTAGCTTTGGCCATTTCAGTGATAAATTGCCCTTTTCCTGTTCCAACTTCGATATGGATAGGTTGTTCTTGTTTAAACCGTTGTTGCCAACGACCTTTCCAATTTTCTGGATCAGATACAACATATTGTGGGTATTCTAAGATACGATCTTTAGCCCATGGTTTATTTCTTACGCGCATAATAATTCTCCTCTTTTTTTACAATTAAAAACTCTCTGATATTATATCAGAGAGAGTGGTAGTTAATAAACATAAAGTTCTTTTAAAAGTGTCATTTCCTGATTTAATTGCTTTGTATCTTGACGGATATGACAATTTTTAATTCTTATAAGAAAATCAATTCCTGCGTACCAGAAGATACGATCGATATTTTCTTGTGTATCAGGTAAACCATAGCGTTCTAACCAGGTACCCCATTCGCGATAAGGAAGATAACGACCTAAGATAGTTCCTAGGTCTGTCGCAGGATCAGCTAACATGCTTGACTCCCAATCAACTAAATATAGTTTTCCAGTCTCAGATAATAACCAATTTTTATGGATTGGATCACCATGGCAAGCAGAGAAACCACTTTCTTTAGGAATATTATCTTCAAGATAATGTAAAACCTCTCCTAAGTAGTCGTCTTTCTTCAGCTCAAAAGGTAACTCTTCAGCATAGTAACTGATAAAATCAAGTGGTGTTCGTTTATTTCCACCAACGCGACCCAACATATTTTTTAAAGACTCAGATTCGTGTAAATGTTTTAGAACAGTCACGACATCGTCGTTATGTCCTAATTCTTGAGGTCTTAATAAATTACCATCTAACCATTCTTGTGCTGTTAAAACAGCACCGTCACTGGTTCGTTTAGTCCAGACTAGTTTTGGTGCGATTTCTTCACGTGAAAGGGCCGCTAAAAAAGGAGAAGCGTTGCGCTTTATAAATACTTTTTCAGAGTCAGACATCCCCATATATGCTTGACCAGTATCTCCTTTTATCGGTTGGAGCAACCATTTTTTATCAAATTGAAAATCAGTAGTCATTTTTGCTCCACCTTTAACATTGTTTACTCTATTCGTACCCTCCATTGTAAGATTATGTTTGTTCTTCGTCAAGAGTGTTTTTAGTTTATTTTAGCTGATAAGAAAATAATTTAAAAACTATTTTTTAAAATCGATCCATTTTTTTGAGACGACTCGGAATATAAAAGAAAGTTAATAGGACAATTTCACTTACCAAGGCACTAATCAAGCCAAGGCTTTCTTTGAGAGTCTGTAAGTTAAAGACACTAACAATTGTAAAAATCAAGCCACTTACCAAGATAACTTGGCTGATAAGATTCGTAATGGCCTGCTTTTGTTGTGAGTGACTAACTGGATAGAGTTGGGTCATCAGCATATAGTCAAATTGTTTATAGAGAGGAATTAACTGGAATCCGATTAAATAAATGAAAACCATGGCAACCAAGATAATTAAAATAAAATCATCTAAAAAAGCTAGAATGATTGAACCAATTAGCACTAAGCGTAGAGCTAATCCACTAAATGTTGTGCTACGTAAGAAGCTATGTAAAAATAAATAGTAATAAGTGTTAGCTTGTACAGGTTTTATCAAGGTGAAAAGTGGGTCTAGCCATTTACGACGTTTAGTTTTAGTTGTGATACCTGGAACGTCAGTGAACAAGTTAATAAATTGATAAATTACTTTTAAGCGTTGTTGCTCTGTTTCAATCAAATACTCCCAAGCAATTGTCCGACTGGCAATAATTTTTTTCGCTTGGCTTAAAAAATAAAGAGTCATGATGGTAGCGAGTAAGAGAGCAATGATTGGAAAATCAAAAGCAATCAAGCTTGAGGTAATAAATGCTGTTATTAGCCAAAAGCTGAAAAGTTTTTTGATTTGTTTATCAGTATCTACAAAATGTTTACTTAACAAAATAGCTAGATGACTTGCTTTAAGCCCCCATAAGCTAGCAATGATTATGATAAATGAGACTAGGTCAGTGCGATTAAGTGCAATCATTAGAGGCATTAACATACCAGTTATCAGTGCAATAGCAATAAAAGGCAAAGAAAGAGAATGCCTGTAGGCCTGCTTTAAATAAAGAGTCATTTCTTTTTCTTTAGGTAAAAGAAAAAGAAAATCCGCCTCCTTAGCCAGAGTGGCTAGTTTGCCAATAAATAAACTGCTAAATAAAATTAGAAGACTGATTAATTGACCTGGAAGCCAACCTTTAGAAAGTGTCTTGACAAAATCAGCATAATAAAAGCCAAATCCTCCTAATAAGAAGGTTGAGACTAACACAATATGATCATTAAAAACATATTTTAAATAACGCATCAGTTTATTTTGATGTTGGTTCAGTCGCTTTTTATAAAAAGTGTCCATCAGCTTGTAACTCCTTCTTCTTTTGTTAGAGTGAGGTAAATATCATCTAATGAAGAATGAGGTAAATCGAATTCCTCTCTTAACTCATTTAAGGTACCAACGGCTCTAACTTGCCCTTCATGTAACACGATAAAGCGATCACAGTATTTTTCTGCCGTGGCCAGGATGTGAGTAGACATAAGAATCGCCGCGCCTTGATCACGCATCGCTAGCATCAATTCTAATAAAGAATGGATCGCTAAAGGATCAAGACCTAAGAAAGGTTCGTCGATAATATATAGACTAGGTTCTACTAAAAAAGCACATAGTACCATGACTTTTTGTTTCATTCCTTTGGAAAAATTAGCAGGAAACCAGTCTAGTTTATTTTCTAGGCGAAAAGTTTGTAAAAGAACATTTGCTCGTTGCCAGACAACTTCTTGTGGGATATCATACGCCATGGCAGTAATCTCGATATGTTCTTTTAAAGTTAATTCATCGTATAAGATAGGTGTTTCGGGAATGTAACCAATTTTTTTACGATAATTATTAGGATCAGCTTGGAGCGTCTGATTGTCAATCATGATTTTTCCTTTGTGAGGAGTGAGGAGACCAATAATATTTTTAATAGTCGTACTTTTTCCTGCTCCATTTAACCCGATTAACCCTACTAGTTCCCCTTTTTTTATTTCAAAATTAATATCTTTTAAGACTGGTACGGGACCATACCCACCAGTTAAGTGCTCGATTATTAAACTCATGTTAATTCCTCCGATAAATTGTGTGTGCTTAATTATATCATAATCATTTTTACAAGTAGAGAATAGCTTTGACTTTTAGGTTAACTATCACGTATCATGAAGCATATAAGAAATTAAAAGGAGTTAGTGATTATGGAAAATTGTATCTTTTGTAAAATAGTTAAAGGAGATATTCCCAGCTATAAAGTCTATGAAGATGAAGCGGTCTATGCTTTTCTTGATATTACGCAAGTAACAGAAGGTCATACATTAGTTATTCCTAAGAAACATGTTAAAGATATTTTTGAATATGATGAAGACTTGGCAAGTAATCTATTTGCTCGTGTTCCTAAGATTGCTCGAGCTTTAGAAAAAACCTTCCCAGAGATGGCAGGTCTAAATTTAGTTAATAATAATAAAGAATTAGCGTATCAATCCGTTTTTCACTCCCATCTTCATTTAATTCCACGTTATAGTAAGCAAGATCAATTCAGCCTCACTTTTGGTGAGACTACTAAAAAGTATACAACTGAGGAGATGGCAGAGATGGCACAAGCAATTAATGAACAGGTGATGGCCAATGATTAAACGATTTGCCAAAGGGATCTTAGTTGGGAGTGTGTTAGGTGGTGTTTTAGGGACGTTACTTGCTCCTCGTAGTGGTAAAGAAACTAAACAAAAACTAGCGGCTGATATGGATGAAGCAACGGCTGTGACGACTGAGTTAAATGATAGTTTAGCCAAATTTAAAGTCTCGCTAACTGAACTAAAAAAAACAGCAGATGATTTGATTCCTAAAACAAAAGCTGAAACAGAAGAACGAATTCAACATTTTAAATATCAGGCTGAACCACGTTTAAATGAAATAAATAAACAAGTCGATAAAATAAAATCACGTTTGGATCAAGAAAATAAGTCATAAAGTTAGAAGAGTTTATGCCTAAGTTGAAGTAAACAGTTAAAAAATCACTTTTTTTGTGAATTTTATTAGATTTTGCTTTAAAAATTACAAAGACTTATCTTGTTTCTAAGAGTCAGTATGGTATAGTTATTTAGTAAATATTTTGTTACACCAACTTTAAATAAAAATTGAAATGAAATGGAAGTGTAAGTAATTGAAGAAGAAAAAATTAGCCTTAGCAGTGGTCAGCCTATTTAGCGTGATGACACTAGCAGCCTGTTCAAGTAATTCAAGTAAAGACCTTGTGACAATGAAGGGCGACACGATTACGATGGAAGAATTTTTTGATGAAATTAAGACAGATCAACAAGTCCAAGGTAAATTGCAAAATTCAATCATTTTTAAAGTAGCTGAAAATGGTTATGGCGATAAAGTTGAGAAAAAAGAAATTGATAAAATGTTCAATGAACAAAAAGAACAATTTGGGGATCAATTTGAGTCACAACTAGCCGCAGCTGGTATGACAGAAGCTAAGTATAAAGAAACAATCAAACAAAGCCTTGCTTTCAAAAAAATGCAAGAATCACATGTCAAAATTACAGACAAAGACCTAAAAGCTGTTTGGGAAAGTTTCCATCCAGAAGTTGAGGTAGACCTAATTGGCATGACTGATGAAAAAGAAGCTAAAAAAGTGTTAGATAAAGTAAAAGATGGCGAAGATTTTGCTAAATTAGCGAAAAAATATTCAGAAGACCCATCAAAAGATGAAAAAGGTCGTGTGATGTTTGATTCAACTTCAACTGCTGTTCCAGGAGAAGTTCAAGCCGCTGCTTACAAATTAAAAGATGGTAAAACATCAGATTTAATAGAAGTAACTCAAACGGGACAAGATGGTTCAGAAAGTAAAGGTTACTATATTGTTAAAATGGTTAAAAATCAAGAAAAAGGTAACGATATGAAACCTTTCAAGAAAAAATTAACTAAATTAGCTACGGATCAAAAAATGGCAGATTCTGAATTTATTCAAAGCGTTATTTCTAAAGAATTGAAAAAAGCGAATGTTAAAATCAAAGATAATAGCTTAAAAGGTGTGTTAGCAGGGTTTGTTGAAGAAGAACCAGCTAAAAAAGAAGACAAGAAAGCTGATGACAAATCAGAGTCTAAAAAAGATAAAAAGTCTGACGATAAAAGCTCAGAAGGAAAATCTGAAACTACTGTAGACAAAAAATAAAGTTTAATTTAACAATTAAGTGTGAATCAAGTGGTGCCACTGCATCACTTGATTCTTTTTGTTAATCAGGATTTAATTAAAAGATATTATTTGTGATTTAGTCATTTTTCTTGTAGAATATATAGTAAGCTCATAAATGAAAAGTGAAAGAGACGAGGTGGGGACAAATGGCATTTGATGAAACAACTCAATTTAAGTTTGACGATTTTTCAGAACAAGAAGTCAGTGAAACTTTAGTAATGATTTATCAAGCATTAGAAGAAAAAGGTTATAACCCAATCAATCAAATTGTTGGTTATTTATTATCTGGAGACCCTGCGTACATTCCACGTTATAAAGATGCTAGAAATATTATTCGCCGTCATGAACGTGACGAGATTATGGAAGAACTAGTTAGAAGCTATTTAACTGGTCATGGTACTGAGATTAAATGAGAACAATGGGATTAGATGTGGGCTCAAAAACAGTTGGTGTTGCTATTAGTGACCCACTTGGTTGGACAGCTCAAGGGATTGAAATTATTCGTATTAATGAAAATGAAGGAAATTTTGGTTACGATCGTGTGAAAGAACTTGTTGATGAGTATAAAGTAACACAGTTAGTTATCGGCCTACCGAAAAATATGAATAATAGTATTGGCCCCCGTGCTGAGGCTTCTATGGCATACGGTACAGAGATTGGAACTATTTGCCAACTACCAGTAGCTTATCAAGATGAGCGTTTGACAACTGTTGAGGCGGAAAGAATGTTAGTCGAACAAGGAAATGTCTCACGGGGTAAGCGTAAAAAAGTGATTGATAAATTAGCAGCAGTTATGATTTTACAAAACTATTTAGATAAACATGCTAAGTCATTATTTTAGTTTGTGAATAGAAGATAATTTTAATATTAAGAAAAGAGGAATGTATTATGTCACATGATCACAATCATGATCACGATCACGAACACGATTTTATTACATTAGTAGATGATGAAGGAAATGAAGGGTTATTTGAAATTCTATTAACCATTGATGGTGAAGATGAATTTGCCAACAAACAATATGTCTTATTATTTCCAGCAGGTGTTGAGGAAGATGATAGCCAAACAGATGTTGAGTTATTAGCTTATCAATATATTGAGGCTGAAGATGGTCAAGAAGGCGAATTACGTAATATTGAAACAGATACTGAATGGGATATGATTGAAGAAGTCTTCAACGCTTTTGTTGAAGAAGAAGAAGCATAAACCAATTTAAATCAAAAAGAGAGTGGAAACGTCTGTTTCTACTCTCTTTTTTTTATTTTTATTAGAAAACTAAATACTAAATATGTCTTTATTATGTTTTTAAAAAAAATTAATAACAAGTTTAAAACTAAACAAGCAAAAAATTTCTTTGTGAATATTTATTATTAAAGAGCAATAAAAAAACAATGATATAACATATTTTTATTGTTATATAAGTATTATATTGTTATTTAAATCAAAAAGTAAATTTCACTAATGTATGCGCTTGCATAAATGAATAAGTTGTTTATAAATAAAACGACACTTTTTAAGTTATTAGGTGTCATTTTATGTTTTTTTATATAACGTTATATGTGTTTCATTTTGCTAATACTTATATATGTCTAATAAGTAACTTTCCATTTTAACCTAACGCCTATCTAATTAAATGTTAATTAACTTAAGATTAAAATTTACTGTAAATTAATATAAAAAAATTTAATCTATGATAATTTAGAGACAAGGAAATGTTGAAAGCGTTTTCTTTTGCGGAGTCAAAATTTAATAGATAGTTAAGAGGAGGAAGTTTTTATGTTATTTGAAGAAATGATTAGTAAAGATTATGAGCAAGTGGTTTTTTGTCACGATAAGAGTTCAGGGTTAAAAGCAATTATTGCCATTCATGATACAACGCTAGGACCTGCCCTAGGTGGTTGTCGTATGTGGCCATATGAGACTGAAGAAGAAGCATTGACAGATGTACTAAGACTTTCAAGAGGAATGACATATAAAAACGCTGCAGCTGGTTTAAATATCGGCGGTGCTAAAACTGTTATTATTGGAGACCCTAAAAAAGATAAAAGTGAAGCGATGTTCCGAGCTTTAGGTCGTTATATTGAAGGCTTAAATGGTCGTTATATTATCGCAGAAGACGTGAATACAACTGTACAAGATATGAACTATATGTATGAAGAAACAAACTATGTAACAGGTAGTACCAGCTCAGCTAATGGCTCTGGTAATCCAAGTCCTAAAACAGCTTTAGGTGTCTATTATGCGATGAAACGTACAGCCAAAGAAGTATTTGGCTCAGATTCGTTAAAAGGTAAGACTATTTCTGTTCAAGGTGTTGGAAATGTGTCATACAGTTTATGTGAAATGTTACATGAAGAAGGTGCTAATTTAATCGTGACAGATATCTTCCAAGAGTCAATTGATCGTGCGGTTAATAACCTAGGCGCAACTGCTGTTGGACCAGATGAAATTTATGGCGTTGATGCAGATATTTTTGCACCATGTGCCTTAGGTGGCATTTTAAATGATGAGACTATTCCACAATTAAAAGTTAAAGCAGTTTGTGGTAGCTCAAATAATCAATTATTAGACATCGATAAACATGGCAAAATGATTGAGGAAGCGGGCATCGTTTATGCTCCAGATTACATTGCTAATTCAG is a window of Vagococcus intermedius DNA encoding:
- a CDS encoding ABC transporter ATP-binding protein translates to MSLIIEHLTGGYGPVPVLKDINFEIKKGELVGLIGLNGAGKSTTIKNIIGLLTPHKGKIMIDNQTLQADPNNYRKKIGYIPETPILYDELTLKEHIEITAMAYDIPQEVVWQRANVLLQTFRLENKLDWFPANFSKGMKQKVMVLCAFLVEPSLYIIDEPFLGLDPLAIHSLLELMLAMRDQGAAILMSTHILATAEKYCDRFIVLHEGQVRAVGTLNELREEFDLPHSSLDDIYLTLTKEEGVTS
- a CDS encoding HIT family protein, which codes for MENCIFCKIVKGDIPSYKVYEDEAVYAFLDITQVTEGHTLVIPKKHVKDIFEYDEDLASNLFARVPKIARALEKTFPEMAGLNLVNNNKELAYQSVFHSHLHLIPRYSKQDQFSLTFGETTKKYTTEEMAEMAQAINEQVMAND
- a CDS encoding YtxH domain-containing protein; this translates as MIKRFAKGILVGSVLGGVLGTLLAPRSGKETKQKLAADMDEATAVTTELNDSLAKFKVSLTELKKTADDLIPKTKAETEERIQHFKYQAEPRLNEINKQVDKIKSRLDQENKS
- a CDS encoding peptidylprolyl isomerase, translated to MKKKKLALAVVSLFSVMTLAACSSNSSKDLVTMKGDTITMEEFFDEIKTDQQVQGKLQNSIIFKVAENGYGDKVEKKEIDKMFNEQKEQFGDQFESQLAAAGMTEAKYKETIKQSLAFKKMQESHVKITDKDLKAVWESFHPEVEVDLIGMTDEKEAKKVLDKVKDGEDFAKLAKKYSEDPSKDEKGRVMFDSTSTAVPGEVQAAAYKLKDGKTSDLIEVTQTGQDGSESKGYYIVKMVKNQEKGNDMKPFKKKLTKLATDQKMADSEFIQSVISKELKKANVKIKDNSLKGVLAGFVEEEPAKKEDKKADDKSESKKDKKSDDKSSEGKSETTVDKK
- a CDS encoding IreB family regulatory phosphoprotein, which encodes MAFDETTQFKFDDFSEQEVSETLVMIYQALEEKGYNPINQIVGYLLSGDPAYIPRYKDARNIIRRHERDEIMEELVRSYLTGHGTEIK
- the ruvX gene encoding Holliday junction resolvase RuvX translates to MRTMGLDVGSKTVGVAISDPLGWTAQGIEIIRINENEGNFGYDRVKELVDEYKVTQLVIGLPKNMNNSIGPRAEASMAYGTEIGTICQLPVAYQDERLTTVEAERMLVEQGNVSRGKRKKVIDKLAAVMILQNYLDKHAKSLF
- a CDS encoding DUF1292 domain-containing protein: MSHDHNHDHDHEHDFITLVDDEGNEGLFEILLTIDGEDEFANKQYVLLFPAGVEEDDSQTDVELLAYQYIEAEDGQEGELRNIETDTEWDMIEEVFNAFVEEEEA
- a CDS encoding Glu/Leu/Phe/Val dehydrogenase dimerization domain-containing protein; this encodes MLFEEMISKDYEQVVFCHDKSSGLKAIIAIHDTTLGPALGGCRMWPYETEEEALTDVLRLSRGMTYKNAAAGLNIGGAKTVIIGDPKKDKSEAMFRALGRYIEGLNGRYIIAEDVNTTVQDMNYMYEETNYVTGSTSSANGSGNPSPKTALGVYYAMKRTAKEVFGSDSLKGKTISVQGVGNVSYSLCEMLHEEGANLIVTDIFQESIDRAVNNLGATAVGPDEIYGVDADIFAPCALGGILNDETIPQLKVKAVCGSSNNQLLDIDKHGKMIEEAGIVYAPDYIANSGGVINVAEELTGYNEAKADEKIKEVYTQIGKVFEIAKREKITTAAAADHLAEERINDMMNVRSSFLQTEKSLITKR